The sequence acactcagacacacacatactcaaGTATCTACGtgcacacacatatcacacacacactgtctcacaTGTTTACATGCTTACACATTCACACGCATGCaccatgcacacactcacacgcacatTATACTTACACGCACATACTCTCACGCACACAGTCACTCACACGTGTTTACACGCTAACACTggggcacacacgcacacacacactctcacagtcCCAGCACGCTGTGCTCAGTCCCTGCCTCTCTTTGTAGACAACGAGCACGTCTTCATGGATCTGGAGCGGAAGCTCAGCAAATACTTCTCCAAGGACTGGAAGCGAGAGACTCGCGGAGTAAGTCAGCGCGCCGGGCCGGAGGCTGGATGCTTGTGTTCTGGATGCTTGCTTTCCCTTCTAACAAAGTGACAGAAAGCCACGAGCTGCCCACAGGACGCACATGGGCTCAGGCTGGTCTgcagggatgggggtggtggcTCCGTCTGGCGCCCCAGCCAGCGGTCAGCCCCCACCCCAAGGCCTCACTGCAGCCTGCGCTCCACGCTTCCAGTCCCAGGGCGGCGGCAGGCCGGGCGCCCCCTTCGTGGCCTTCCTCGGGGTGCAATACTACGTGGAAAACGGAAGGCTCATCAGGTAGGAGCTCGCTGTTCTCACGCCTTCCCAGAAGGTGACGAGCTGTCAGGATGCCGctgaggctggaggggagggtggggggcaacCGACCTTCCCAGTCAGAGGCGTGTGAGGACCGGGGTACAAACAAGTGCATTTCAAGGGCAGGCATTTTTACGCCCTGGGGTGGGGCTTTTCCCTGGGGGGGAGCAGGGCCTGAGGGTTCCTGTGCAGGTGGGGGGCCGCCCTCCTGCTGGTGCCCTGCCCGAGGGAAAGGCGCCGGGCAggcagcctgcaggctcctcctgAGCCCCTGGGCTGCGCTCCGAGAGAACCCCCAGAGCCTGTGTGGGGTAACCGGGGCCCTGGAACCCGGGCCTGGGGGTGAGCAGGGCCTGGGTCCAGGAACCGCCCCCCAGCGGGTGAGCTGGGCCCCCACGAGCCTGCCCAGTTGTGTGAGGTTCTGGAAAACTCTCAGGGGCGAACAGGCAGGTTGGGGGCGGGAGGGTGGCCCTTTGCCACGGGGCCAGTCGCTCCAGTGGTGTTAGACATGGGCTTGGCCCTGGGTGCCCTGCCCCCCGCCGGGCGGGCAGTGAGCAGAGCAAAGGGACCCACCCCGGGGTGTGGGCGGCTGCAAACCGGCTTGGCCggctgggccctgggccctgctCACCTGGCTTCTCAGGAGCCGCACGCCCACCTGTGCCTGCCCCGCCGCCAGGCCCCGAGGGCCTGGGGGTGACCACTCAGGGTCCAGGAGGCCGGGGGACGCGGGGACGGCCCCTGAGCCCGGCCGCCGGCCGCCCGCAGGGACCGCGCGGCCCGGCAGCTGTACTATCGCCACCTGCGGGAGCGCGTGCTGCGCTCGCAGTGCGTCCACCGCGAGGAGGCCTACTTCCTGCTGGCTGCCTACGGGCTGCAGGCCGACCTGGGCAACCACCGCCGGGCGCACGCCGGCTGCTACTTCCAGCCGCAGGCCTACTTCCCGCAGTGGGTGAGGGTTTCTCTCCCTCCCGGGGGCGGGGTCCGGGGGGGCAGTGGGGGTGAAGGGCAGGGGAGTGGCTGGGGCGGGGGAGAGTGGGGCACCCACGGCGGAGTCCATGGGGGCGGGGTCCACGGGGGGGGGCGCGGTGGCGAGTCCAGGGGGGTGGGCGGGACGGGGTGGGGACATCACCTGGGGGTGGGGCGAGGGGCGTCCACCGGGGAGCTTCGGGGGGGAGTCCAGTGGGCGAGGGCATCCACTGGGGGCGGGGTGTCcacagggggtggggggcggagtgGGAGGAGTCCAGGGGGGCCGCGGGGGTCCACCCGAGAGGGGCGGGCTCAGGCTGGACCAGGCGGCGGCTCCCCCCGCAGATCATCGCCAAGAGGGGCAGCGCCTACGTCCTCAGACACGCGCCCGCCCTGCACCGCGAGCAGCGCGGCCTGAGCCCCCGGGAGGCCGAGCTGCGCTTCATCCGGGAGGCCTGCCGGCTGGAGGACGTGCCAGTGCACTTCTTCAGGCTCTACAAGGTCCCTGCGGGATGGGGAGGCGGGGGGCATGCCTCCAGGGCCAGGaccggctgagccacctgggcccaccaggatggggaggggggagtgtCCCCACGGCCATCCCAGGACCGCGACCCTGACCCAGACCAGAGGGGAAGTGGGAGGAAGCCTGGGGACCTCCCCGTCAGCCCGTAGACTCCCCGATCCACCAGTGAGGGTCGGTGAGGATGTCCACGGGCCTAGACCTCACGGACATCCGTGTCCCTTTAGGATAAGAAGGAGGACCAACCTACCGTCATCCTGGGCCTGACGCTCAGAGGGGTGCAGGTCTTCCAGGTGACTGCAGGGGCGCCCCTTCTGCCCCCGCCCTACCCCCAGCGCTGGCCTTGCCCCTCCCCTGGCTGACTGTGGACGCAGCCGACCCTGCTGTCTTGCAGGAGGTGAACCGCACCCCACAACTTCTCTACGACTTCCCCTGGCCCCACGTTGAGAAGCTGGCCTTTCTGGTGCGTGTCCAAGGGGGTCAAGGTTAGGGGTGGGCCTCTGcccccaggggagcctggtagacgCTCGTCCTGCAGGGCATTGACTGGGAACGTCATCGACCACGAGCGCAGGCCCAGCCTGAGGTCTGCGTCTGGGGGGTCAGGTCACGGAGACGCCCCCGCCCTGGAAGCGCCCTCCTGAGGGGCCGGCTGCCTGGTTCTCCTCACCAGCAGAGCttctgactcctgggttgggacaataaAGGAGGGTGGGGCACGGAAACCCTGCACCTCGGACTCTACTTCCAGGCCTCACGGCTGGGCCTGGCACCCTGCGGGGGCCGAGGGTGAGCGCTGGGCGCGGGCTGGCCATAGGCTCCTTCTCTGGCCTCAGGCGCCCCACACGCCATGGGCCTAGGGGTCCAGAAGCCCCCAGCCCAGCACATAGGGCCCCACAGTTATAGCCACTCTCAGGCCCCACACTCCCCGCCAGGTGAAATCAGACGCTGAGACAGAGACCGGGAGGGAgcctcccagccccaggcctggcgATGCCGCCGTCTGGTTTCCTCGTGAAGTCACAGCCCGGGCTCCTCTCTGCTCAGGGCGAGAAGTTCGAGCTCTGGCCCCACGGGCAGCCCGCAGCCCGCAGGCTCGTGTTCCGCACGGGCTGCGCCTGGCGCTCCCGCCACCTGCTGCGCCTGCTCCGCACCAGCCACCAGCTGCACCTGGGCCTGCAGCAGGCGcgccagcagctgcagcagctcgAGGAGACGGAAGGTGGGCGCCATCCCCGCCCGGCCCGCAGAACCTGCACGCCAGCGTTGTGTGCGTGCGCCTGTGTGCGAGCGCCCAAGCTGAGACGCGATAGCCCCTGGGGCAGAGAGGACGAGGCCGGATGACAGGTTCCGCCTGGGGCCCGGGCAGTGACAATGGACACGGGGGCCCTGGTCTCGGGTGGCACTTCCTTCCCCCCACCGCACCTCCGGGGAGGCCTCGGCTTGCAGGGCCTGGCGGCAGGCCGGCCCCCAGGGCCTCCCCCCAGCGTGCGGCCCCTCCACCCTCCAGCGCTGTTCTCACGGCCGCCTCCCCTACCCGCACAGAGAAGCAGTGCTACCGGGAGTCCTATGTCAGCGACGCGCGGGACGCCAACCAGGACGCGGAGCCGGCAGGCAGTGGGGACCGCGCGGGGGCAGGCGGGTGCCCCCCAAGTCTCCGCTCGCGCCTCTCGGCTGGCAGCCGCTGCAGCTCCCTCTCACTGGGCTTCGAGGTCAACCCGCAGCGCACGGGGCCCGCGGAGCCAGAGGAGATGTCGGTGGATGAGCCCGAAGGGGTCGCGGCGCTCCCTGCAGAGGAGCCCCCCAGCAGCCCGAGCAGCAGCCGGAGCAGCACTGGCACAGTGGAGGGCAGCAGAGGTGGGCGCGCGGGGGACACCCGGGATCAGGGGACGCGGAGCCTGCCGCCTGGCTAGACTCCGGCTGAGCCGCCGCTGGGGGCACTGCTGGGGGCCAGGGCGTGCGTGACCCTGGCTCCTGGACACTTGGTCACATGGGAGTTCCTGCACCAGGGGGTGaacggggaggggcagggaggaccAGGTTCCCTGCAGACAGGCGGGTGGCGGCCTGTCGGCCCCCTGCACCCAGTCCCTCGTAGGGAGCCTGGCCCGGCCAGCGTCCCTCCTTAAAGAGCCCACTGCAGGAAGGCGTTCCACTAGCTTTCTCTCTTGCTgcccccagggttagcagaactCACAGGACAGGAGGCCACTGATTGTATTCGGCCGCTTGTGGGAGTTCCAGGACCAAGCGCCCACCCAGTTTAGCGTGGGCTCCTGGTCCTCGGAGATGCTTCCGCAGTAGGTCTGGGAGTGGGGGGCCCTGAAGGGGTCACCCCAGGAAGGTTTCACAGACTCTGCTAATCCTTGGGCGTCTGTAGCACCTTGGAGAGTGGATGTAAGCCTCAGGGCCCAGCCACCCAGGTCCACCTAGAGTCACCCAAGGTTAGGCAGGGGCACCCAGCATCACCCAAGGCCTCCCAGTGTCACTCAGGTCATGTAGGGTTACCGAGCATCATTCAGGAGCACCCAGTGCTACCCAGGGTCACCTGGGGCCAACCAGGgtcacccagggtcacacagtgggTTTGGATCAAGTCGTCCTGTCCACTCTACCTTCTGAGTGTCTAGTCCTCTGGTAAAGGACAGACTGGCCTCCATCCCCGAGGCGTTGTCCGAGCGTGTGGTCTGCGATCCAGTGTAAGCAGTAATGTCAGTAATAGTAacatggcatcttcctggacgTCAGAACTTGGACCACCTCCGCGGCCAGTGTGGAAGGATGGGCAGCGGAAACTGGCAGGCGGGCGCGGGGGTCGGGCGGCTCCTGGAGGACCATCTGAGGGGAGGAGCCCAGGTCGCCCACAGAAACCATTGTTTCTTGAAGGGGCTCTCACCCCTCTCATGGGGGGGCCACAGGTGGCCTGCAGGCGGGGGTCCAAGGTCACAGCCCGCCGCTCTGCGACCCCAGGCCCGGGAGGAGTAGGGGGCGTGGAGCCACAGATGTGCCCAGTCTCATCTCCAAGGTGGGTCCCAGGGGTGGGTCCCCCTCTGCCGGAAGCAGAGGGCTGTCCCCAGGCCCTGCTCACACCCCCTTCCCCCCGCAGCCTCCCTTCAGCAGCCGCTGGCTGTGGTGCAGGTCACGCTGGTCAGCCTGAGGGCCCCGAGCGCTGAGGCCACCCTACACCAGGTAGGTCCCCCCGTGGGCCGGGCAGCTagctctctccctcctctcccgTCAGGCCAGGGGCCCCCCAGAGGGCCCACGGGAGAC is a genomic window of Muntiacus reevesi chromosome 3, mMunRee1.1, whole genome shotgun sequence containing:
- the FRMD1 gene encoding FERM domain-containing protein 1, encoding MTSELRDVLVLLPTRERLRLSVGVQATGRELFQQVCDRIGIREAHFFGLSVVRNNEHVFMDLERKLSKYFSKDWKRETRGSQGGGRPGAPFVAFLGVQYYVENGRLIRDRAARQLYYRHLRERVLRSQCVHREEAYFLLAAYGLQADLGNHRRAHAGCYFQPQAYFPQWIIAKRGSAYVLRHAPALHREQRGLSPREAELRFIREACRLEDVPVHFFRLYKDKKEDQPTVILGLTLRGVQVFQEVNRTPQLLYDFPWPHVEKLAFLGEKFELWPHGQPAARRLVFRTGCAWRSRHLLRLLRTSHQLHLGLQQARQQLQQLEETEEKQCYRESYVSDARDANQDAEPAGSGDRAGAGGCPPSLRSRLSAGSRCSSLSLGFEVNPQRTGPAEPEEMSVDEPEGVAALPAEEPPSSPSSSRSSTGTVEGSRASLQQPLAVVQVTLVSLRAPSAEATLHQILEPKAAAGHVDQHSRSLDHTRPEPAPRPAPRTRALGRALDPGLRGSVNSLSPSQLQKDQLPEEFVV